From Channa argus isolate prfri chromosome 21, Channa argus male v1.0, whole genome shotgun sequence, one genomic window encodes:
- the dnajc2 gene encoding dnaJ homolog subfamily C member 2 has translation MLLEALDGDETVVFTVAAASVQVQVEPVGRWFEAYVKRRNRNVSASFQELEEEEESSEESEDEEFQLEECSMLRTLDPKDWKNQDHYAVLGLPHMRYKATQKQIKAAHKAIVLKHHPDKRKAAGEQIIEGDNDYFTCITKAMEILSDPVKRRAFDSVDPTFDNAVPSKSEGKENFFEVFAPVFERNARWSSKKHVPKLGTMESSFEEVDNFYSFWYNFDSWREFSYLDEEEKEKAECRDERRWIEKQNRASRAQRKKEEMNRIRTLVDTAYSCDPRIKKFKEEEKARKESEKKAKAEAKKREQEEKERARQAELEAARLAKEKEEEEAKQVAQQAKKEKEIQKKAIKKERQKLRTTCKNWNYFADNEADSVKMMEEVEKLCDRLELTSLQSLNEILASGSKEDCKAAVETQVQEVNTQLQREREAEVQARQAARSAEQASGGGGGGGGKGWNEEDLQLLIKAVNLFPAGTNARWEVIANYMNLHSTSSMKRTAKDVINKAKNLQRLDPVQKDEINKKAFEKFKKEHSSVPPTIDNAVPSERFDASATDGNAAPWTTEEQKLLEQALKTYPVSTPERWEKIAAAVPGRSKKDCMKRYKELVEMVKAKKAAQEQVAAKSKK, from the exons ATGTTGCTGGAAGCGCTGGATGGGGATGAAACGGTTGTCTTTACAGTGGCTGCCG CCTCTGTGCAGGTCCAGGTGGAGCCAGTGGGTCGGTGGTTTGAAGCCTACGTAAAGAGGAGGAATAGGAATGTGTCAGCCTCCTTTCAGGAgctggaggaagaagaggagtcGTCTGAGGAGTCAGAAGATGAGGAGTTTCAGCTGGAGGAGTGCTCGATGCTCCGAACACTTGACCCCAAAGACTGGAAG AATCAGGATCACTATGCTGTCCTCGGGCTTCCGCACATGAGGTACAAAGccacacagaaacagatcaaAGCTGCCC ACAAAGCAATTGTGTTAAAGCACCACCCTGacaaaagaaaagctgcaggagAGCAGATTATAGAAGGAGACAATGACTACTTTACCTGTATAACTAAAG CTATGGAAATTTTGTCAGACCCTGTGAAGAGAAGAGCTTTCGACAGTGTAGATCCAACCTTTGACAACGCTGTGCCTTCCAAGAGTGAAGgcaaagaaaacttttttgaagtttttgcGCCCGTTTTTGAGAGAAACGCAAGATGGTCTTCCAAAAAGCATGTGCCCAAACTTGGAACAATGGAGTCGTCTTTTGAAGAAGTGGATAACTTTTACTCGTTTTG GTACAACTTTGATTCATGGAGAGAATTTTCATACTTGGAcgaagaggaaaaggaaaaagctgaatg TCGAGATGAGAGGAGGTGGATTGAAAAGCAGAACCGAGCTTCCAGAGCTcaaaggaagaaagaggagaTGAACAGAATACGAACACTAGTTG ATACTGCGTACAGTTGTGACCCTAGAATAAAGAaatttaaagaagaagaaaaagccagAAAGGAATCTGAGAAGAAAGCTAAAGCCGAAGCTAAGAAGAGGGAACAAGAAGAGAAGGAGCGa GCCCGGCAGGCGGAGCTGGAGGCGGCTCGTTTGgcgaaagagaaggaggaagaagaagccaAGCAGGTGGCCCAGCAGGccaagaaagagaaggagatcCAGAAGAAGGCCATCAAGAAGGAGAGGCAGAAACTCAGGACAACCTGCAAG AACTGGAATTACTTTGCTGACAATGAAGCTGACAGCGTGAAAatgatggaggaggtggagaagctTTGCGATCGGCTGGAGCTGACAAG TCTGCAGTCCTTGAATGAAATCCTGGCCTCAGGCTCAAAAGAAGACTGTAAGGCAGCTGTGGAGacgcag GTGCAGGAGGTGAACACCCAGctgcagagggagagggaggctGAGGTACAAGCGAGGCAGGCGGCTCGCAGCGCAGAGCAGGCcagcggaggaggaggaggtggaggggggaAGGGCTGGAACGAGGAGGACCTCCAGCTGCTCATCAAAGCAGTCAACCTGTTCCCTGCTGGAACCAATGCCAG atgGGAAGTTATTGCCAACTATATGAACTTGCACTCCACCAGCAGCATGAAGAGGACGGCCAAAGACGTCATAAACAAAGCCAAGAACCTACAAAGACTAG ATCCAGTACAGAAAGATGAGATCAACAAAAAAGCCTTTGAGAAGTTCAAGAAGGAACACAGTTCAGTGCCGCCCACCATAGACAACGCCGTGCCCTCAGAGAGATTTGATG CCTCGGCCACTGATGGCAATGCTGCTCCCTGGACCACAGAGGAACAGAAGCTTCTGGAACAAGCTCTGAAGACCTACCCAGTGAGTACACCTGAGCGCTGGGAGAAGATTGCTGCTGCTGTCCCCGGAAGAAGCAAAAAAGACTGTATGAAGAGGTACAAG GAACTGGTGGAGATGGTTAAAGCCAAAAAAGCTGCTCAGGAACAGGTGGCAGCCAAAAGTAAAAAGTGA
- the pmpcb gene encoding mitochondrial-processing peptidase subunit beta isoform X2: MQLINNMAASIQRLTAAGRYLLQKQLLKTNFLQRLPAGAYRLLATKAAQQVALNVPETKVTTLENGLRVASEDSGLTTCTVGLWIDAGSRYENERNNGTAHFLEHMAFKGTRKRSQLDLELEIENMGAHLNAYTSREQTVYYAKAFSKDLPRAVEILADIIQNSTLGEAEIERERGVILREMQEVETNLQEVVFDYLHATAYQSTALGRTILGPTENIKTINRGDLVEYITTHYKGPRIVLSAAGGVSHDDLINLARYHFGKLPGRYQGEAPSVPLCHFTGSEIRVHDDKMPLAHIAIAVEAVGWSHPDTIPLMVANTLIGNWDRSFGGGVNLSSKLAQMACQGNLCHSFQSFNTCYTDTGLWGLYMVCEPSTVSDMMHFTQMEWMSLCTSVTETEVARAKNLLKTNMLLHLDGSTPICEDIGRQILCYSRRIPLHELEARIDAIDAKTIKDVCTKYIFNKPPAIAAIGPIEQLPDYNQICGGMFWMTT; encoded by the exons ATGCAACTGATAAACAATATGGCAGCGTCCATACAACGTCTCACGGCCGCTGGCAGATATCTTCTACAAAAACAGTTACTGAAGACTAATTTTTTACAAAGG CTCCCAGCTGGCGCATACAGACTCTTGGCTACCAAGGCTGCTCAACAGGTGGCTCTAAATGTTCCTGAAACCAAAGTTACTACTTTAGAGAACGGACTCCGGGTGGCGTCGGAAGATTCTGGACTTACCACTTGCACA GTTGGCCTGTGGATAGATGCTGGCAGTCGCTATGAGAATGAGAGAAATAACGGCACAGCACATTTTCTGGAGCACATGGCCTTTAAG ggcACTAGGAAAAGGTCACAGCTGGATCTGGAGCTGGAGATTGAGAATATGGGAGCTCATTTAAATGCCTACACATCGCGCGAGCAAACTGTGTATTACGCTAAAGCTTTCTCTAAGGACCTGCCACGAG CTGTAGAGATCTTGGCTGACATAATCCAGAACAGCACACTGGGTGAGGCTGAGATTGAGAGGGAGCGAGGAGTCATCCTCAGAGAGATGCAGGAAGTAGAGACTAATCTGCAGGAAGTGGTCTTCGACTACCTGCATGCAACAGCATATCAGTCCACAGCTCTGGGCCGGACCATCCTGGGACCCACCGAGAACATTAA GACCATTAATAGAGGAGACCTGGTTGAGTACATCACCACTCACTACAAAGGCCCTAGAATTGTGCTATCTGCTGCTGGAG GAGTTTCACATGATGACCTCATCAACTTGGCCAGGTATCACTTTGGAAAACTTCCTGGCAGGTATCAAGGTGAAGCCCCATCAGTTCCTCTCTGCCACTTCACAGGAAGTGAG ATTCGTGTGCATGATGACAAGATGCCCCTGGCTCATATTGCCATCGCTGTGGAGGCAGTTGGGTGGTCTCACCCTGACACCATCCCGCTTATGGTAGCAAACACACTTATTGGAAACTGGGACCGATCTTTTGGTGGAGGCGTG aACCTGTCTAGTAAACTGGCTCAGATGGCCTGTCAGGGAAATCTGTGCCACAGCTTCCAGTCCTTTAACACCTGTTACACAGACACAGGCCTTTGGGGGCTCTACATGGTGTGTGAGCCCAGCACTGTCAGCGACATGATGCACTTCACTCAGATGGAATG GATGTCGCTTTGCACGAGTGTGACCGAGACTGAGGTGGCCCGGGCAAAGAATCTTCTCAAAACCAACATGCTGCTTCATCTCGATG GATCTACCCCTATTTGTGAGGACATTGGCAGACAGATACTGTGCTACAGTCGCAGGATCCCTCTGCATGAGCTGGAGGCCAGAATTGAT GCCATAGATGCCAAGACCATTAAGGATGTGTGCACCAAATACATCTTTAACAAGCCTCCTGCAATCGCAGCCATTG gtCCAATTGAGCAGCTGCCAGACTACAACCAGATCTGCGGTGGAATGTTCTGGATGACAACCTGA
- the pmpcb gene encoding mitochondrial-processing peptidase subunit beta isoform X1 encodes MQLINNMAASIQRLTAAGRYLLQKQLLKTNFLQRLPAGAYRLLATKAAQQVALNVPETKVTTLENGLRVASEDSGLTTCTVGLWIDAGSRYENERNNGTAHFLEHMAFKGTRKRSQLDLELEIENMGAHLNAYTSREQTVYYAKAFSKDLPRAVEILADIIQNSTLGEAEIERERGVILREMQEVETNLQEVVFDYLHATAYQSTALGRTILGPTENINQLYLCCRTINRGDLVEYITTHYKGPRIVLSAAGGVSHDDLINLARYHFGKLPGRYQGEAPSVPLCHFTGSEIRVHDDKMPLAHIAIAVEAVGWSHPDTIPLMVANTLIGNWDRSFGGGVNLSSKLAQMACQGNLCHSFQSFNTCYTDTGLWGLYMVCEPSTVSDMMHFTQMEWMSLCTSVTETEVARAKNLLKTNMLLHLDGSTPICEDIGRQILCYSRRIPLHELEARIDAIDAKTIKDVCTKYIFNKPPAIAAIGPIEQLPDYNQICGGMFWMTT; translated from the exons ATGCAACTGATAAACAATATGGCAGCGTCCATACAACGTCTCACGGCCGCTGGCAGATATCTTCTACAAAAACAGTTACTGAAGACTAATTTTTTACAAAGG CTCCCAGCTGGCGCATACAGACTCTTGGCTACCAAGGCTGCTCAACAGGTGGCTCTAAATGTTCCTGAAACCAAAGTTACTACTTTAGAGAACGGACTCCGGGTGGCGTCGGAAGATTCTGGACTTACCACTTGCACA GTTGGCCTGTGGATAGATGCTGGCAGTCGCTATGAGAATGAGAGAAATAACGGCACAGCACATTTTCTGGAGCACATGGCCTTTAAG ggcACTAGGAAAAGGTCACAGCTGGATCTGGAGCTGGAGATTGAGAATATGGGAGCTCATTTAAATGCCTACACATCGCGCGAGCAAACTGTGTATTACGCTAAAGCTTTCTCTAAGGACCTGCCACGAG CTGTAGAGATCTTGGCTGACATAATCCAGAACAGCACACTGGGTGAGGCTGAGATTGAGAGGGAGCGAGGAGTCATCCTCAGAGAGATGCAGGAAGTAGAGACTAATCTGCAGGAAGTGGTCTTCGACTACCTGCATGCAACAGCATATCAGTCCACAGCTCTGGGCCGGACCATCCTGGGACCCACCGAGAACATTAA TCAGTTGTATTTGTGTTGCAGGACCATTAATAGAGGAGACCTGGTTGAGTACATCACCACTCACTACAAAGGCCCTAGAATTGTGCTATCTGCTGCTGGAG GAGTTTCACATGATGACCTCATCAACTTGGCCAGGTATCACTTTGGAAAACTTCCTGGCAGGTATCAAGGTGAAGCCCCATCAGTTCCTCTCTGCCACTTCACAGGAAGTGAG ATTCGTGTGCATGATGACAAGATGCCCCTGGCTCATATTGCCATCGCTGTGGAGGCAGTTGGGTGGTCTCACCCTGACACCATCCCGCTTATGGTAGCAAACACACTTATTGGAAACTGGGACCGATCTTTTGGTGGAGGCGTG aACCTGTCTAGTAAACTGGCTCAGATGGCCTGTCAGGGAAATCTGTGCCACAGCTTCCAGTCCTTTAACACCTGTTACACAGACACAGGCCTTTGGGGGCTCTACATGGTGTGTGAGCCCAGCACTGTCAGCGACATGATGCACTTCACTCAGATGGAATG GATGTCGCTTTGCACGAGTGTGACCGAGACTGAGGTGGCCCGGGCAAAGAATCTTCTCAAAACCAACATGCTGCTTCATCTCGATG GATCTACCCCTATTTGTGAGGACATTGGCAGACAGATACTGTGCTACAGTCGCAGGATCCCTCTGCATGAGCTGGAGGCCAGAATTGAT GCCATAGATGCCAAGACCATTAAGGATGTGTGCACCAAATACATCTTTAACAAGCCTCCTGCAATCGCAGCCATTG gtCCAATTGAGCAGCTGCCAGACTACAACCAGATCTGCGGTGGAATGTTCTGGATGACAACCTGA
- the phax gene encoding phosphorylated adapter RNA export protein, with product MADGGDLMEGDLEDGEISGSSSDTEMRTGGAAQAGPRFPPSFSGQSFQSIAAAQPPAAAYRSTGRTVESSDSDPDSSDEEAAVWRRKRQKVSNAPQPSACTVGPEPTRPPTASAQEGRKVNNIWGSVVQEQCQDAITVELGIFGMEGEVSMSSRNVETYNFVLARKIMEKERELERKSKDGGEVSTLDAELEEYMRGQGSEERAGGDAKRKRLAKERLGPRAEMDIKGRYEITENDPEDKVADEIAYRLQEPKKDLIVRVVKAIGAKKAIELLAETATLEENGGVYTMDGSRRRTPGGVYLNLLKNTPSISKAQIRQIFFEEHQNEYKSKKAAQKRRRYMVAKKMKQAIGTLNLQEHDDVSRETFASDTNEALESLEEPAEEEEEHQDEDAVGTEETAVVYNSTDLEVF from the coding sequence ATGGCGGATGGCGGAGACCTGATGGAAGGTGATCTGGAAGATGGAGAGATCTCTGGTTCCAGCTCGGATACTGAGATGAGAACCGGAGGTGCAGCTCAAGCAGGACCCCGATTTCCCCCATCTTTTAGCGGTCAGTCCTTCCAGAGTATAGCTGCTGCCCAGCCCCCTGCCGCCGCCTACCGCAGCACCGGTAGGACGGTGGAGTCCAGCGACAGTGACCCGGATTCATCGGACGAGGAGGCGGCTGTGTGGCGCCGGAAGCGTCAAAAGGTATCCAACGCTCCCCAGCCGTCTGCCTGCACCGTTGGGCCAGAGCCGACCCGACCCCCGACTGCCAGTGCGCAGGAAGGCCGCAAGGTGAACAACATTTGGGGCTCCGTGGTCCAGGAACAGTGCCAGGACGCCATAACTGTCGAACTGGGTATTTTTGGCATGGAGGGTGAAGTTAGCATGTCTAGCAGAAATGTAGAGACTTATAACTTTGTCTTGGCCCGTAAAATaatggagaaagagagggagctgGAGAGGAAGTCGAAGGATGGAGGAGAAGTGAGCACACTGGATGCCGAGCTGGAGGAGTACATGAGGGGCCAGGGGTCAGAGGAGAGAGCAGGGGGTGATGCAAAGAGGAAGAGGCTCGCTAAGGAAAGACTGGGCCCCAGAGCTGAGATGGACATCAAGGGTCGGTATGAGATCACGGAGAATGATCCTGAGGATAAAGTGGCAGATGAGATAGCATACCGGCTGCAAGAGCCTAAGAAAGACCTGATAGTGCGTGTTGTTAAAGCTATTGGAGCAAAAAAAGCCATAGAACTGCTTGCGGAAACTGCCACACTGGAAGAAAACGGCGGAGTGTACACCATGGATGGCAGCCGGCGGCGAACACCAGGTGGGGTGTATCTTAACCTACTAAAGAACACACCGAGCATAAGCAAGGCCCAGATCAGACAGATATTCTTTGAGGAACACCAGAATGAGTATAAAAGCAAGAAAGCCGCTCAAAAGAGGAGGCGGTACATGGTGGCCAAGAAGATGAAACAGGCCATCGGCACGCTGAACTTGCAGGAGCACGACGATGTCTCCAGGGAGACGTTTGCTAGTGATACAAACGAGGCTTTGGAATCATTGGAGGAGCCtgctgaggaggaagaggagcatcAGGACGAAGATGCTGTAGGCACTGAGGAAACAGCGGTGGTCTACAACTCTACAGACCTGGAGGTCTTCTGA